From the genome of Qingrenia yutianensis:
CGACACCGATGTTTCCGATGCGGAAGTGCCGCAGCAAAAGCGTGAATACGCTATGGCAAGGTAAAAAATATACGCCGAAGGCGGACGGGACAAATGCGTGAGCATTTGTATTAGCAAGCACGGCATTTTGACGGCAAAACGCCCGCTTGTTAGTGGTAATGCCCCTAATACCCCGCCGCACGGCTAAAAGAAATGAGGTGATTTTAACAATGGATAAAATCAAAATATCGGTACGACTCACCGAACAGGAACACAAGAGGCTGAAAGCAAATGCCGCCGCTTGTGCCTTAAAAATGGAGCCATATATCCGCAAGCACGGCATTTTGACGGCAAAACGCCCGCTTGTTAGTGGTAATGCCCCTAATACCCCGCCGCACGGCTAAAAGAAATGAGGTGATTTTAACAATGGATAAAATCAAAATATCGGTACGACTCACCGAACAGGAACACAAGAGGCTGAAAGCAAATGCCGCCGCTTGTGCCTTAAAAATGGAGCCATATATCCGCAAGCTGATTATGGGGAAAGAGATTCGCCCCCGTCCGCCCGATGAATATGTAAGACTGCTTCGTGAGATAAACGCTATCGGAAACAACATAAATCAGATAGCACATATCGCAAATGCCCAGCAGTATATTTCGGAGGATAAAATTGAAACTGTGCTGCAAATGCAAAACGATATTATGCGTCTTGTGAGGAGCGTCCGATAATGGCAATTACGAAAATATGGACGGTCAAATCAAGGCTTGATTCAAGTCTTAACTATATTACAAATCCCGACAAGACAAGCATAAAACCCGACATTGATGCGGTAGAGGGTGTAATCAAATATATAAAAAATGAGGACAAGACCGAAAATTGCCTTTATGTCAAAGCATATAACTGCACGACGGATAATCCATACGCCGATATGATAGACACACAGGAGTTTTTCGGGAAAGCAGGACATAAAAACGCCGTACTTGCGT
Proteins encoded in this window:
- a CDS encoding plasmid mobilization protein, yielding MDKIKISVRLTEQEHKRLKANAAACALKMEPYIRKHGILTAKRPLVSGNAPNTPPHG
- a CDS encoding MobC family plasmid mobilization relaxosome protein, whose product is MDKIKISVRLTEQEHKRLKANAAACALKMEPYIRKLIMGKEIRPRPPDEYVRLLREINAIGNNINQIAHIANAQQYISEDKIETVLQMQNDIMRLVRSVR